The following are from one region of the Plasmodium cynomolgi strain B DNA, chromosome 1, whole genome shotgun sequence genome:
- a CDS encoding cloroquine resistance asscociatd protein Cg7 (putative), with amino-acid sequence MDTEEIACVHVSLKFVIFKSIEKNENSRCDNFIINLAEANDIETVNKSKQYFIQKFHRILKKRKKNEYECLLNGTITEIATFLSQHMELYIQISKVKYEIGEHSDGDGQAGVDADGVEKDAADADVADADGVKADGVDTDGQHRPLRGDHTREPNGRTSAGRNKIHLLKSVDLVEDDIQFENGQIYFKCLFKDLLSDFEFIDQRKYENISNFYVSNDFIFSISVKFEECMVGRRDLEGSDKRGCDYEHDGCYGDRYADRYDDHYADRYDDHYADRYTDRYTDRYTDRHTNRHTNRHAHHYARRPLDKHARKYWHLVNLCHMTNLFYLQINFDAYEQSFFRHNCVEVTVGDMLQSLSPKEEDTQDDTTRGVNRNESGFASPGEGPVHGINDNHRDGDDHPPTDGSSPMGCHFSLILIDRVEELYDYFRLNDIHIIFNKIQLKVEKKGAFFSLDKKSSDLWIRYKDMERMTCQLNTVGGSTPSFNFQATIMSICLRPRGGEGGGRFINSLRWGSSGGGVGSGDSDGGGHTSGSSIAAYPRYKNEKYPYRRSSNSPSWDPRVRSHRKELGSHKDHLLMWNLFLSVERCHILELSNIYAEKRKTRQSDFFVKIESGLLERCFISPFYPFEENRQIELKNCHVSHDFQVKGADPCDQLEGKSIHFNLALREENTEGEEGIHGDPNDNIGSGINIGVGELPLKNMSKELKNTLMKERGASPQRDYYQFDFCVPLYLHVFKEKYLTSELSVQVFLSAQQGGVNEVGIKIGSPQEEMLTVDEKGDHLVKRPPKHDTIPSNIYEFKLWKEEEERRMMEVLKRREQNVMKKLIKKYEAMERERKNELEKKKTN; translated from the exons ATGGATACAGAAGAAATCGCCTGCGTCCACGTATCCCTCAAGttcgtaatttttaaaagtatcgaaaaaaatgaaaacagcCGCTGCGATAACTTTATCATAAACTTGGCGGAGGCAAATGACATCGAGACAGTCAACAAGTCCAAGCAGTATTTCATCCAAAAGTTTCATCGAATTttaaagaagagaaaaaaaaatgaatacgaATGTCTGCTCAATGGAACAATAACTGAGATCGCAACGTTTCTGTCTCAGCATATGGAATTGTACATACAGATTAGCAAAGTGAAGTATGAGATAGGTGAGCACAGTGATGGTGACGGACAGGCAGGGGTGGATGCAGACGGGGTGGAAAAAGACGCGGCGGACGCAGACGTGGCGGACGCAGACGGGGTAAAGGCAGACGGGGTGGATACAGACGGGCAGCACCGCCCACTACGTGGCGACCACACGAGAGAACCAAACGGACGCACCAGCGCTGGGAGGAACAAAATACACCTGCTCAAGAGCGTAGACCTAGTAGAGGACGACATCCAATTTGAAAATGGACAGATTTACTTCAAATGCTTATTCAAGGATCTGCTAAGTGACTTTGAGTTTATTGATCAAAGGAAGTACGAGAATATTAGTAACTTTTACGTGAGCaacgattttattttttccatttcggtCAAGTTTGAGGAGTGCATGGTGGGGAGGAGGGACTTGGAGGGGAGCGACAAACGGGGCTGCGATTATGAGCACGACGGGTGCTATGGCGACCGCTACGCCGACCGATATGACGACCACTATGCCGACCGATATGACGACCACTACGCCGACCGCTACACCGACCGCTACACCGACCGCTACACCGACCGCCATACCAACCGCCATACCAACCGCCATGCTCACCACTACGCACGTCGCCCCCTCGACAAGCACGCACGGAAGTACTGGCACCTAGTGAACCTCTGTCACATGACCAATTTATTCTACCTGCAAATCAACTTTGATGCATATGAGCAGAGTTTCTTTCGTCACAACTGTGTAGAGGTTACCGTGGGGGACATGCTGCAAAGTCTTTCACCTAAGGAGGAGGACACCCAGGATGATACCACCAGGGGGGTCAACAGAAACGAATCTGGTTTTGCTTCACCAGGGGAGGGACCCGTCCATGGAATTAATGACAATCATCGTGATGGGGATGACCACCCCCCTACCGATGGCAGCTCTCCAATGGGATGCCATTTCTCATTGATCCTAATCGACCGAGTGGAAGAGCTTTATGATTACTTCCGCCTGAACGACAtacacattatttttaacaagaTACAGTTGAAGGTCGAAAAGAAgggagcatttttttcccttgataaaaaaagtagcgaTTTGTGGATTCGTTACAAAGACATGGAAAGGATGACGTGCCAATTGAACACCGTGGGTGGGTCTACCCCGTCGTTCAACTTTCAAGCCACGATCATGTCTATTTGTTTGCGTCCTCGGGGGGGAGAAGGTGGGGGGAGGTTTATCAATTCTTTGCGATGGGGAAGTAGCGGCGGTGGTGTTGGAAGCGGTGACAGCGATGGGGGTGGCCACACAAGTGGGAGTAGCATAGCGGCTTATCCGCGTTATAAGAATGAGAAGTACCCCTACCGGAGAAGCAGCAATTCCCCCAGTTGGGACCCCAGAGTTCGCTCACACAGAAAGGAGTTGGGCTCCCACAAGGATCACTTGCTCATGTGGAACTTGTTCCTCTCTGTGGAGCGCTGCCACATCCTGGAGCTGAGCAACATTTACGCAGAAAAGAGGAAGACTCGGCAGAGCGACTTTTTCGTGAAGATCGAGTCGGGCCTTCTTGAGCGGTGCTTCATATCTCCGTTCTACCCCTTCGAGGAGAACCGGCAG ATCGAACTGAAGAATTGTCACGTGAGCCACGACTTCCAGGTGAAGGGCGCAGACCCCTGCGACCAGCTCGAAGGCAAATCGATACACTTCAACTTGGCTCTGCGCGAGGAGAACActgagggagaagaaggcaTCCATGGTGACCCCAATGACAATATTGGCAGCGGAATCAACATCGGAGTGGGGGAACTGCccctaaaaaatatgtccaAGGAATTAAAGAACACACTGATGAAGGAGAGAGGAGCATCTCCACAAAGAGATTACTATCAGTTTGACTTTTGCGTACCTCTTTATTTACACGTTTTTAAGGAGAAATATTTAACGTCAGAGTTAAGTGTGCAGGTGTTTTTGAGCGCACAGCAGGGGGGGGTCAATGAAGttggaataaaaattggGTCCCCACAGGAGGAAATGCTCACAGTAGACGAGAAGGGAGATCATCTAGTTAAACGTCCCCCAAAGCATGACACCATCCCGAGCAACATATATGAATTCAAACTGTGgaaagaagaggaggaaaggaGAATGATGGAGGTGCtaaaaaggagggaacaaaatgtgatgaaaaaattgataaagaaatatgaagctatggaaagggaaagaaaaaacgaacttgaaaaaaaaaaaacgaattaa
- a CDS encoding hypothetical protein (putative), giving the protein MMSDIDDLDQTNHDDGTYDEKNIDAYDKYDQDNDDQVLRQHKVGKLISEKYLSDFINEDIFFIGEIVGRQDNMISLKSVNGNYVDCVIRDKLFNEDAKYVGIKGTVSDDLKIVETRGIIRLDEVNFEVVNEYVNIFMENANSEVFLSSY; this is encoded by the exons ATGATGAGCGATATAGATGACCTGGACCAGACCAACCATGATGACGGCACATACGATGAGAAAAACATCGACGCGTATGATAAGTACGACCAAGACAACGATGACCAAGTGCTTAGACAACACAAAGTGGGGAAGCTCATTTCTGAGAAGTACCTGTCCGATTTTATAAACGAAgacattttcttcatcggGGAGATTGTTGGCAGGCAGGACAACATGATTAGCCTAAAGTCGGTCAACG GCAACTACGTCGACTGCGTCATCAGAGACAAACTCTTCAACGAAGACGCCAAGTACGTAGGGATTAAAGGCACCGTGTCGGACGacttaaaaattgttgaGACGAGGGGCATCATCCGTTTGGACGAAGTCAATTTTGAAGTGGTCAATGagtatgtaaatattttcatggAGAATGCCAACTCGGAAGTTTTTTTATCGTCCTATtga
- a CDS encoding POP1-like nucleolar ribonuclease (putative) produces MQIFQNINRAVKIKHVKNICMYELIGPKSLPLLLNILKIKSKYTVRDEGDLYRFDYESVTLPYDFVIPLYALLPKTIGPFLLNYKVSDCAAQKWADGRSGDGKEGRANDKSANEKIANEKIANEKIANEKGANEKGANEKGPLERGAPNDKAGEPPVQRASPNDNDNDIDLAENAFDYLRTKNGNRTLKASSFSPYDNNILMNERIKQNVIKNIKVNKYEHVRSKKKKKVKTCILKMLRNNKNIQSPTHDENAIQSYIEDFLHKSENEKKNGEQTKKAKGDKEISAIYAELKKNKLTISQNCKKYIKIPILVINQTCNNNQRYFILCPAKKKSSVLFQLLVRNGSIAIGLKEREKILKCSDFICYPKDFPDSHGGILYNSFREQLAKNKYFKKPLRKRINYYCLAINNPFNYSWLCIFPYSTHIKIVRTTDWYNQFLLKTFLHRFLSISLKRLYLLDTMDSFYNFIDEFKAKFSVFSTYFISVYVHAYREGTPERLSHVCSLTVEQLAKFFMIASDQIRINAKGREFPFLALIRNIDSVYYSHGSAQFVPPRVYCVFLSFYVFCHFGKDMDLVIHLAV; encoded by the exons ATGCAGATTTTTCAAAACATTAACCGAGCagtcaaaataaaacacgtgaaaaatatttgcatgtACGAGTTAATTGGTCCAAAGAGCCTCCCCTTACtgttgaatattttaaaaataaagagcaAGTACACTGTGCGGGACGAGGGAGACCTTTACCGCTTCGATTATGAGAGTGTGACGCTGCCCTACGACTTCGTCATTCCGCTGTACGCCCTGCTGCCAAAGACCATCGGCCCGTTTTTGCTAAACTATAAGGTTAGTGACTGCGCGGCGCAGAAATGGGCGGatgggagaagcggagacGGGAAGGAAGGGCGTGCCAATGATAAGAGCGCCAATGAGAAGATCGCCAATGAGAAGATCGCCAATGAGAAGATCGCCAATGAGAAGGGCGCCAATGAGAAGGGCGCCAATGAGAAGGGCCCCCTCGAGAGGGGCGCCCCAAATGACAAGGCCGGCGAGCCCCCCGTTCAAAGGGCAAGCCCAAACGACAACGATAACGACATCGACCTGGCCGAAAACGCGTTCGACTatttaagaacaaaaaacgGAAACCGAACATTAAAAGCGAGCAGCTTCAGCCCATACGACAATAACATCCTGATGAATGAGAGAATCAAACAGAacgtgataaaaaatataaaagtgaACAAATACGAGCATGTccggagcaaaaaaaaaaagaaggtgaAAACGTGCATATTGAAAATGCTCcgaaataataaaaacattcaGA GCCCCACGCACGACGAAAACGCAATACAAAGCTACATAGAAGATTTCCTACACAAAtcagaaaacgaaaaaaaaaatggagaacaaacaaaaaaagcgaaaggcGATAAGGAGATTAGTGCAATTTACGcggaactgaaaaaaaacaaactcaCCATCtcgcaaaattgtaaaaagtaCATTAAGATTCCCATCCTGGTGATCAACCAAACGTGTAATAATAATCAGAGGTACTTCATTCTCTGCccagcaaagaaaaaaagctcAGTTCTGTTCCAGCTATTGGTACGTAATGGATCCATAGCCATCGGattaaaagaaagagaaaaaatactcaAGTGTTCAGACTTTATATGTTATCCAAAAGACTTCCCCGATTCGCATGGTGGAATTTTATATAACAGTTTTAGAgaacagctagccaaaaataaatattttaaaaagccACTAAGGAAGAGAATTAATTACTATTGCCTAGCCATAAACAACCCCTTTAATTATTCTTGGCTGTGCATTTTCCCCTACAGCACtcacataaaaattgtgaggACTACTGACTGGTACAATCAATTCTTGTTGAAGACCTTCCTACATCGatttttatccatttcgtTAAAACGATTATATCTCTTGGATACCATGGattctttttacaattttattgaTGAGTTTAAGGCCAAGTTTTCTGTCTTTTCAACATACTTCATTTCTGTATATGTTCATGCGTACAGGGAAGGAACACCTGAGCGCCTCTCGCATGTTTGTTCCCTTACGGTGGAGCAATTGGCCAAGTTTTTCATGA TTGCGTCGGACCAAATCAGGATAAACGCCAAGGGGCGGGAGTTTCCCTTCCTGGCGCTCATCAGGAATATCGACTCGGTGTACTACTCGCACG GCTCGGCACAATTCGTACCACCGCGAGTTTATTGCgtatttctttccttttatgttttttgccactttggGAAAGACATGGATCTGGTCATTCACCTGGCAGTATAA
- a CDS encoding PST-A protein (putative) — protein MAEVTNKPAGRGPQNRPGNRPTNRGGNKAANRGPNQSANQPANKTPNRAPNGVPRVTQNETARVTQSEAARVTQSETAKESEKKAMNNAANQAENKTSNEIEKKTSAEPEKKAAAEPEKKAAAEPEKKASAEPEKKAAAEPEKKTQTEPEKKTPIEPEKKIPDETEKATSGSANKETRQTEKETPHKVADKVAKESPNRDANKAANRDANKAANRDADKAANRDANKAANRDANKAANKAADGDNDGRQNDILKTGSFISRDGLELKTYEWVVNKPVGIIILVHALNSHVRFEYLKHNVIIESKEKAILVDAKNYYIYKGSWIEQFNKRGYSVYGLDMRGHGQSGCVQNVKTHVNDFQELVYDVLEYANIVYDSLCSGSASSSKEQLPSGMNNIKKNDIPPFYFMGLSMGGNIVLRVLELREKKGDESIKRLNIKGVISLAGMISLDDLKKKPEYKYFYLPIAKLASTLLPTMRLSPVLKFEMFPYINDLFSFDANCYHKPITNRFGNEILKAVDALHNDIRFIPEDVQILIVHSVLDSACSYTGVSKFFNSIQTKNKELFTIDDMDHILPQEPGNEKILKKVIDWLAQLQ, from the exons ATGGCGGAGGTCACAAATAAACCAGCCGGTAGGGGGCCCCAGAACAGACCCGGGAACAGGCCAACCAACAGGGGCGGGAATAAGGCGGCCAACCGGGGCCCCAACCAGTCGGCGAACCAGCCAGCCAATAAGACCCCGAATCGGGCCCCAAACGGGGTACCAAGGGTGACTCAGAATGAGACCGCAAGGGTGACCCAGAGTGAGGCCGCAAGGGTGACTCAGAGTGAGACCGCAAAAGAGAGCGAGAAGAAGGCCATGAATAATGCCGCCAATCAGGCAGAGAATAAGACCTCCAACGAGATTGAGAAGAAGACCTCAGCTGAACCTGAGAAGAAGGCCGCAGCTGAACCTGAGAAGAAGGCCGCAGCTGAACCTGAGAAGAAGGCCTCAGCTGAACCTGAGAAGAAGGCCGCAGCTGAACCTGAGAAGAAGACCCAAACTGAACCTGAGAAGAAGACCCCAATTGAaccagagaaaaaaatcccagATGAGACCGAAAAGGCCACAAGTGGAAGCGCGAACAAGGAAACACGTCAGACTGAGAAGGAGACGCCTCATAAGGTAGCCGATAAGGTGGCAAAGGAATCCCCTAACAGGGATGCTAACAAGGCCGCTAACAGGGATGCTAACAAGGCCGCTAACAGGGATGCTGACAAGGCCGCTAACAGGGATGCTAACAAGGCCGCCAACAGGGATGCCAACAAGGCCGCTAACAAAGCTGCGGATGGTGATAATGATGGAAGGCAGAACGACATCCTGAAGACGGGGTCCTTCATAAGTCGAGACGGACTAGAGCTGAAGACATACGAGTGGGTGGTGAACAAACCAGTCGGAATAATAATACTAGTGCATGCCTTGAATTCCCATGTGAGATTTGAATACCTAAAGCATAATGTCATAATAGAGAGCAAAGAAAAGGCCATTCTTGTcgatgcaaaaaattattatatttacaaaGGCAGCTGGATTGAGCAATTcaacaaaagggggtactCAGTCTACGGTCTAGACATGAGAGGACATGGACAGTCAGGGTGCGTACAAAATGTGAAGACTCACGTAAATGATTTTCAAGAATTAGTTTACGATGTGCTGGAGTATGCCAACATTGTATACGACTCATTATGCtcag GAAGTGCTTCATCCAGTAAGGAACAACTCCCTAGTGGCATGAACAATATCAAAAAGAATGACATCCCACCATTCTACTTCATGGGTCTGTCTATGGGAGGAAATATCGTTTTAAGGGTATTAGaattgagagaaaaaaaaggagatgaaTCGATTAAGCGATTGAACATTAAGGGAGTGATTAGTCTAGCTGGTATGATTTCCCTAGATGACCTGAAGAAAAAGCCAGAATATAAGTACTTCTACCTACCTATAGCAAAACTTGCATCCACCCTTCTACCCACCATGAGACTGAGTCCTGTCCTTAAGTTTGAGATGTTCCCCTACATTAATGACCTGTTTAGTTTTGACGCCAATTGTTACCATAAACCCATAACGAACCGATTCGggaatgaaattttaaaagcggTAGATGCTTTACACAATGATATCAGGTTCATTCCAGAAGACGTACAAATTTTGATTGTGCATTCTGTACTAGACAGCGCTTGTTCCTACACAGGAGtgtcgaaattttttaattctattCAAACGAAGAACAAGGAGTTATTTACCATTGATGATATGGACCATATACTTCCTCAGGAGCCGGGGAATGAGAAAATCCTCAAGAAGGTTATCGACTGGCTGGCTCAGCTGCAGTGA
- a CDS encoding PST-A protein (putative), with protein YLRHNVEVLSPDKAILKDANNYYVYKNSWIEHFNKNGYSVYGMDLQGHGQSDGWRNLKTNVKKFDDLVYDLIQYINRVHDIICLTSGKDAKSGETSNSGSAASPKSAASPKLAASPTSAASPTSHAQKNSASWSIHNNLKNTKTPPFYIMGLSMGGNIVLRTLEILGKSKNHSTKLNIRGCICLAGMISIDELASKPSYKFFYIPCSKFFATVFPTLRLTPSLYFKKYPYVNQIFNYDKNRNKKPITCKLGYELLNAIENLNNDMAHIPKDIPILFVHSRHDSACFFGGVETFFKKWIRTLRSYTSWMIWTTSSPLSRATSGFCRSKTWAAPHTAPHFQLFHNASFCAFIY; from the exons TACCTGCGACACAACGTAGAGGTACTGAGCCCAGATAAAGCTATTCTAAAGGatgcaaataattattacgtTTACAAGAACAGCTGGATTGAGCATTTCAACAAAAATGGCTACTCAGTGTATGGCATGGACCTACAGGGACATGGACAGTCAGATGGATGGaggaatttaaaaacaaatgtgaaaaaatttgatgattTGGTTTATGATCTGATACAGTACATTAATAGAGTACATGACATTATATGTCTGACGAGTGGGAAGGATGCAAAGAGTGGGGAAACGAGTAACAGCGGTTCTGCGGCGTCTCCCAAGTCGGCGGCGTCTCCCAAGTTGGCGGCTTCCCCCACGTCTGCAGCTTCCCCCACATCCCACGCGCAGAAGAACAGCGCCTCGTGGTCCATTCACAACAACCTGAAAAACACGAAAACGCCGCCCTTCTACATCATGGGCCTCTCCATGGGGGGAAACATAGTACTAAGAACGTTAGAAATTTTAGGGAAATCAAAAAACCATAGCACAAAGCTGAATATAAGAGGATGTATATGTCTAGCTGGGATGATTTCCATCGATGAATTAGCCTCCAAACCctcatacaaatttttttacattccttgtagcaaattttttgccaCTGTCTTTCCAACCCTCCGACTGACGCCATCATTGTACTTCAAAAAATACCCTTACGTTAATCagatttttaattatgacaaaaatcgaaataaaaaaccGATCACGTGCAAGTTAGGATATGAACTCCTGAACGCtatagaaaatttaaataatgacATGGCTCATATTCCAAAGGACATTCCCATCCTTTTTGTCCACTCCAGACATGACAGTGCTTGTTTCTTTGGGGGCGTTgaaaccttttttaaaaaatggatacgAACGTTAAGGAGCTACACGTCCTGGATGATATGGACCACGTCCTCACCATTGAGCCGGGCAACGAGCGGGTTCTGCAGAAG TAAAACCTGGGCTGCTCCTCATACGGCTCCGCATTTTCAGCTTTTCCACAATGCGTCATTTTGCGcctttatatat
- a CDS encoding hypothetical protein (putative) gives MDEVFPWMKCSHGRSVPIDAVPFDAALDLAGETNVEAPKGCPLFPFNRGEKRKMPLGVPFRKYLFIVSTSFLCMAMGSCCVHLVMKPEMKEHDISKHLQNRNSAIQEVQREILRRKTS, from the exons ATGGATGAAGTGTTTCCATGGATGAAGTGTTCCCATGGACGAAGTGTTCCCATCGACGCGGTCCCCTTCGATGCTGCGCTTGACTTAGCTGGGGAGACGAATGTAGAAGCACCCAAGGG GTGCCCCTTGTTCCCTTTTAACCGAGgcgagaaaaggaaaatgccgCTGGGGGTCCCTTTCAGGAAGTACCTGTTTATTGTATCCACGTCCTTTTTGTGCATGGCTATGGGGTCTTGCTGCGTCCACCTGGTGATGAAGCCCGAGATGAAAGAGCACGACATTTCGAAGCACTTGCAGAATCGGAACAGCGCCATCCAGGAGGTGCAGCGGGAGATCCTCCGCCGGAAGACGTCCTAG